From Chryseobacterium sp. IHB B 17019, one genomic window encodes:
- the menD gene encoding 2-succinyl-5-enolpyruvyl-6-hydroxy-3-cyclohexene-1-carboxylic-acid synthase encodes MKKYSSKRSIQILAHLFQQYGISDIIISPGSRNAPLAIHFAEMPGIFNAFSIVDERSAAFVGMGMAMSEKKPVAITCTSGSAAANYYPAITEAFYSNTPLLILTADRPTDYVDIFDGQTIRQNNLFHQHSYGDFQLLEDSKENAEDINFDIIKKAIELCIEKQGPVHINIPLEEPLYELVSELPTFPDVEKTIKQKEYEIPSNLVADWNTSQRIMLLVGTRDYSPELESQLTQLVKNHSVVVLSEVNSNLYHEKFFRHIDRYIFNFTEEDYKTYAPDLLITIGQNVVSKKVKQFLRNAQPKQHWHLDEVWQPDTYFALTEKIEVKPEVFFSKLLNFVSLEPKPYYNLWDVLRDKKDAKHEEFLNTVEFSDFYFFNRTSESIPENYNIHFSNSSAIRYAQLFDYGKRRIYCNRGTSGIDGSTSTAMGFAIKNTNPTLLITGDLSFFYDINGLWNQYIPPFVRIMIFNNGEGNIFKIIPGPGNANPNTLDEFITTKHHKTAEHLAKHFGFSYTKVDEEATLDRVMENFFKPDVQPKILEVNTYGKNSADVLKSYFAFMKEDLKV; translated from the coding sequence ATGAAAAAATATTCTTCTAAGAGAAGTATTCAAATACTCGCACACCTTTTTCAGCAATACGGAATTTCAGATATTATTATTTCACCGGGATCACGAAATGCTCCTTTAGCGATTCATTTTGCGGAAATGCCTGGAATTTTTAATGCTTTCAGTATTGTAGACGAGCGGAGTGCAGCTTTTGTTGGGATGGGAATGGCGATGAGTGAGAAAAAACCTGTTGCCATAACCTGTACAAGCGGTTCGGCAGCAGCGAATTATTACCCTGCCATCACGGAAGCTTTTTATTCCAATACTCCACTTTTGATCTTAACTGCTGATAGACCAACAGATTACGTGGATATTTTTGATGGACAAACCATTAGACAGAATAATCTTTTTCATCAACATTCTTACGGAGATTTCCAGCTTTTGGAAGACAGTAAGGAAAATGCGGAAGACATTAATTTTGACATTATTAAAAAAGCAATCGAGCTTTGCATTGAGAAGCAAGGTCCGGTACATATCAATATTCCGTTGGAAGAGCCTCTGTATGAATTAGTTTCAGAGCTTCCGACGTTTCCTGACGTTGAAAAAACAATTAAGCAGAAAGAATATGAAATTCCGTCAAACCTGGTTGCAGACTGGAATACTTCACAAAGAATCATGCTTTTAGTGGGGACAAGGGATTACAGCCCGGAATTGGAAAGCCAGTTGACGCAATTGGTTAAGAATCATTCTGTTGTAGTTTTAAGTGAAGTTAATTCAAATCTGTATCACGAAAAATTCTTCAGACATATCGACCGTTATATTTTTAATTTTACGGAAGAAGATTATAAGACTTATGCGCCTGATTTACTGATTACTATCGGACAGAATGTAGTGTCTAAAAAGGTAAAACAGTTTTTAAGAAACGCTCAGCCAAAACAACACTGGCATCTGGATGAAGTTTGGCAGCCGGATACTTATTTTGCATTAACAGAAAAAATCGAAGTCAAACCCGAGGTTTTCTTTTCTAAGTTGTTGAATTTCGTAAGTTTAGAGCCAAAACCATACTACAACCTTTGGGATGTTTTGCGGGATAAAAAAGATGCAAAACATGAAGAGTTTTTAAATACTGTTGAGTTTTCAGATTTTTATTTCTTCAACAGGACTTCGGAGTCGATTCCTGAAAATTATAATATACATTTCAGCAACAGTTCGGCGATTAGGTATGCTCAATTGTTTGATTATGGTAAAAGAAGAATCTACTGCAACAGAGGGACCAGCGGTATTGACGGCTCAACATCTACAGCAATGGGTTTTGCAATCAAAAATACCAATCCTACTTTATTGATTACAGGAGATTTAAGCTTCTTTTATGACATTAATGGACTTTGGAATCAGTATATTCCGCCATTTGTAAGGATTATGATCTTTAATAATGGGGAAGGAAATATTTTTAAAATTATTCCCGGGCCTGGAAATGCAAACCCCAATACTTTAGACGAATTTATCACTACAAAGCATCATAAAACTGCAGAACATTTAGCCAAACACTTTGGGTTCTCCTATACTAAAGTGGATGAGGAAGCGACCCTTGACAGAGTGATGGAAAATTTCTTCAAGCCTGATGTACAACCTAAAATACTGGAAGTCAATACATACGGAAAGAATAGCGCAGACGTGCTGAAGTCTTATTTTGCGTTTATGAAAGAAGATTTAAAAGTCTAA
- a CDS encoding aminotransferase class IV, which produces MSQFIESIKIEDKKIFLLEYHQKRVDQTFTHFGKEGTIDLAKIYKHLEHDEDGLFKLRIVYDLDKKVRTQMIPYAIPEIEDFQLIENNSFDYSFKFEDRKELEKMKMKAKAEEIIIVKNNHITDTSFSNLLFLKGKDWFTPTSYLLNGVQRQNLLKHKEIKETEVTLQNIKEFSHFQIINALNDFDENFIYPLDRIINIPGDEEYLDF; this is translated from the coding sequence ATGTCCCAATTCATTGAAAGCATTAAAATTGAAGATAAAAAAATCTTCTTATTAGAATATCACCAGAAACGTGTAGACCAGACTTTTACCCATTTTGGTAAGGAAGGCACTATTGATCTGGCCAAGATTTATAAGCATCTGGAGCATGATGAAGATGGCCTTTTTAAATTAAGGATTGTGTACGATTTGGATAAAAAAGTCCGTACTCAGATGATCCCTTATGCGATTCCGGAAATTGAAGATTTTCAATTAATTGAAAACAACAGCTTCGACTATTCCTTTAAATTTGAAGATAGAAAAGAGCTTGAAAAGATGAAGATGAAAGCAAAAGCGGAGGAGATCATTATTGTTAAAAATAATCATATCACGGATACTTCTTTCTCCAATCTTCTATTCCTGAAAGGTAAGGATTGGTTCACCCCGACATCCTATCTTTTGAACGGCGTGCAAAGACAAAATCTTTTAAAACATAAAGAAATAAAAGAAACCGAGGTTACGTTACAAAACATAAAAGAATTCTCTCATTTCCAGATCATTAACGCTTTAAATGACTTTGATGAGAACTTTATATATCCGCTGGACAGAATTATTAATATTCCGGGAGACGAAGAATATTTAGACTTTTAA
- a CDS encoding aminodeoxychorismate synthase component I yields MFSTNHQKFMEMDELSLQKVPYFFIIDFLAENIEVFKENEIEKSGLLIDFQNFSTTKTQHELIKNIEWKSYPETLENFKSGFDIVQKNIRFGNSYLVNYTRKTKIETNLTLEEIFFHSTAKYKVFYKDFFVFFSPETFVKIINGKILTYPMKGTIDASLENAPEILKNDKKEKAEHYTVVDLLRNDLSMVADDVKVDKFQHIDFIKTQQKDLYAMSSEISGNLKPEFDGKVGSIMEKLLPAGSILGAPKPKTLEIILEAEGYKRGYYTGVCGWFDGKNLDSCVMIRFIEKEGDELYFKSGGGITHMSKLEDEYQEMKNKIYVPIH; encoded by the coding sequence ATGTTTTCAACGAATCATCAAAAATTTATGGAAATGGATGAACTTTCCCTTCAGAAGGTTCCCTATTTCTTTATCATAGACTTCCTTGCAGAAAATATTGAGGTTTTTAAAGAAAATGAAATTGAAAAATCAGGCTTATTAATTGATTTTCAGAATTTTTCAACGACAAAAACTCAACACGAATTAATTAAAAACATCGAATGGAAATCTTATCCTGAGACACTGGAAAATTTTAAATCAGGATTTGATATTGTTCAGAAAAATATTCGCTTTGGAAATTCTTATCTTGTAAATTATACAAGAAAAACGAAAATTGAGACGAATTTAACACTTGAAGAAATTTTTTTTCATTCAACAGCGAAATATAAAGTTTTTTATAAAGATTTTTTTGTATTTTTTTCTCCTGAAACTTTTGTAAAGATCATCAACGGAAAAATTCTGACTTATCCAATGAAAGGCACCATTGACGCCTCATTGGAAAATGCTCCGGAAATTTTGAAAAACGATAAAAAGGAGAAAGCTGAGCACTACACCGTTGTAGATTTGCTTCGAAATGATCTCAGCATGGTGGCGGATGATGTGAAGGTTGACAAATTCCAGCATATTGATTTCATCAAAACACAGCAAAAAGATTTGTATGCCATGAGTTCCGAGATTTCAGGGAATCTGAAGCCTGAATTTGACGGGAAAGTGGGAAGTATTATGGAAAAACTTCTTCCTGCCGGTTCTATTTTAGGGGCTCCAAAACCGAAAACTTTAGAAATTATCCTTGAAGCCGAAGGTTATAAAAGAGGCTATTATACAGGCGTTTGCGGTTGGTTTGATGGTAAAAATCTGGACAGCTGCGTGATGATCCGTTTTATTGAAAAAGAAGGCGATGAGCTTTATTTCAAAAGCGGCGGTGGAATCACCCACATGAGCAAATTAGAAGACGAGTATCAGGAAATGAAAAACAAAATCTATGTCCCAATTCATTGA
- a CDS encoding AI-2E family transporter: MNKDQQISSVKIKQVSLLAIILVLTGLICFNLALFIPSVLGAITIYVVCRKYNFYLQEEKNWKPWASSLSLMLASLIVLILPLYFIGDLLIEKLGNAQAYMQKFNVFLEKIHSYIYSKAGVDILSKDNMTRLKSSVGQFSTKALSGTFNTLTIVLSMYFILYFMLEKPRLFERILASSAPLKRANVSLIGEKMRKLIMANAIGIPVVALGQGLVALVGYFIFGAPSPVLLFALTAAASMVPVVGAAVVYIPVCIYMIAEGDTGPGLGLAAYCLIIVGLTDNLLRFTLLKKLEDVHPLNTVFGIIMGMSLFGFMGLIFGPILISLTLLLIQVYRNEFSDDDTPELKLPDKDDDLEQKIDLIV; this comes from the coding sequence ATGAACAAAGATCAGCAAATAAGCAGTGTTAAAATAAAGCAGGTTTCCTTACTTGCTATTATCCTGGTGCTTACGGGTTTAATATGTTTTAATCTTGCCCTTTTTATACCTTCAGTTTTAGGAGCAATCACCATTTATGTTGTTTGCCGGAAGTATAATTTTTACCTGCAGGAAGAAAAAAACTGGAAACCGTGGGCTTCATCATTATCGTTAATGCTGGCAAGTTTGATTGTTCTTATTCTTCCACTTTATTTTATTGGAGATTTATTAATAGAAAAACTAGGAAATGCACAGGCTTATATGCAGAAGTTCAATGTGTTTCTGGAAAAAATACACTCTTACATCTATTCAAAAGCAGGAGTTGATATTTTAAGTAAAGATAATATGACCAGGCTGAAGAGTAGCGTTGGACAATTCTCGACCAAAGCTCTTAGTGGTACCTTCAATACCCTTACAATAGTGCTTTCCATGTATTTTATTCTTTATTTTATGCTGGAAAAACCCAGGCTTTTCGAAAGAATTTTAGCATCATCCGCACCATTAAAAAGAGCAAATGTTTCTTTAATAGGAGAAAAAATGAGAAAGCTAATCATGGCCAACGCCATCGGAATTCCGGTAGTAGCACTTGGTCAGGGGCTTGTTGCGTTAGTGGGATATTTTATTTTTGGAGCTCCTAGTCCTGTTTTACTTTTTGCCTTAACGGCTGCGGCCTCAATGGTTCCTGTAGTTGGAGCGGCGGTTGTTTATATCCCGGTTTGTATCTACATGATTGCGGAAGGGGATACAGGTCCTGGGCTTGGTCTGGCTGCCTATTGTTTGATCATCGTAGGGCTTACGGATAATCTTTTACGTTTTACTCTCTTGAAAAAACTTGAAGATGTTCATCCTCTCAATACGGTTTTCGGAATTATTATGGGAATGAGCCTGTTTGGATTTATGGGTTTGATTTTCGGTCCGATTTTAATTTCTCTAACATTGCTTTTAATCCAGGTTTACAGAAACGAATTTTCTGATGATGACACACCAGAGCTAAAATTACCGGATAAAGATGATGATTTGGAACAAAAAATTGATTTAATAGTATAA
- a CDS encoding DUF3820 family protein has product MNPEILKEICVVKMPFGKYEGTVLADLPVSYLEWFYRKGMPKGKLGMQLSTIYEIKLNGLMDLLIPIRGGTVSYEKPKTKTYKF; this is encoded by the coding sequence ATAAATCCGGAGATATTAAAGGAGATTTGTGTCGTAAAAATGCCTTTCGGAAAATATGAAGGAACAGTTTTGGCCGACCTTCCGGTAAGCTACCTGGAATGGTTTTACCGCAAAGGAATGCCCAAGGGAAAGCTCGGAATGCAGCTTTCAACGATTTATGAAATAAAGTTAAATGGCTTGATGGATTTGCTGATTCCCATTCGTGGAGGTACAGTAAGCTATGAAAAGCCTAAAACAAAGACCTACAAGTTTTAA
- the uvrB gene encoding excinuclease ABC subunit UvrB gives MQFKLQSEYKPTGDQPQAIEKLTEGIQIGEKYQTLLGVTGSGKTFTVANVVENVQKPTLVLAHNKTLAAQLFMEFKEFFPENAVEYFVSYYDYYQPEAYIATTGTYIEKDLSINEEVEKLRLSATASLLSGRRDVLIVASVSCIYGIGNPTEFHKSLISIGIGEKVTRTALLHSLVNALYSRTLNEFQRGTFRVKGDVIDVFPAYADNAVRIQFFGDEIEKIQSFDPVSGNVTSSFEQIQIYPANLFVTSKETLNGAIRHIQDDLVKQVDFFNSIEKPLEAKRLQERTELDLEMIKELGYCSGIENYSRYLDGRLPGSRPFCLLDYFPKDFLMVIDESHVTVPQVHAMYGGDRSRKEALVEYGFRLPAAMDNRPLKFEEFEAIQNQVIYVSATPADYELERTGGAYVEQIIRPTGLLDPIIEIRPTLNQIDDLMEEIRKRAEVDERVLVTTLTKKMAEELTKYFTKFGIRTRYIHSDVETLERIQIMQDLRLGLFDVLIGVNLLREGLDLPEVSLVAILDADKEGMLRSRRSMIQTVGRAARNINGRAIMYADKITKSMQATLDETEYRRAKQIQYNEEHGLVPTALNKKISESLVGRSKDFPDEKYTQKEILQKVAEAKASYTSEDIEKVIEQKQKEMEAAAKNLDFIKAAKLRDEIAALKA, from the coding sequence ATGCAGTTCAAACTTCAATCAGAATATAAACCCACTGGAGATCAGCCACAAGCCATTGAAAAACTTACCGAAGGAATCCAAATCGGCGAGAAATATCAGACTTTACTGGGTGTTACGGGATCCGGGAAAACCTTTACGGTAGCCAATGTAGTTGAGAATGTACAAAAACCGACCCTCGTTTTAGCTCATAATAAAACATTGGCAGCTCAGCTTTTCATGGAGTTTAAAGAATTCTTTCCGGAAAATGCTGTCGAATATTTCGTGAGCTACTACGATTATTATCAGCCTGAAGCTTATATTGCTACAACGGGAACTTATATTGAAAAAGACCTGAGCATCAACGAAGAAGTTGAAAAGTTAAGGCTTTCTGCAACAGCCAGTTTGCTTTCCGGAAGAAGAGATGTTTTGATTGTAGCTTCAGTTTCATGTATTTACGGTATCGGAAACCCAACGGAATTCCATAAATCATTAATATCAATAGGAATTGGTGAAAAAGTAACGAGAACCGCACTGCTCCATTCTTTAGTTAACGCATTGTATTCCAGAACATTAAATGAATTCCAGCGGGGTACATTCCGGGTAAAAGGAGATGTGATTGACGTATTTCCGGCTTATGCTGATAATGCCGTGAGAATCCAGTTTTTTGGAGACGAAATTGAAAAAATACAAAGTTTTGACCCGGTTTCAGGGAATGTTACTTCAAGTTTTGAGCAGATTCAGATTTATCCGGCTAATCTTTTTGTGACTTCAAAAGAAACGCTGAACGGAGCAATCAGGCACATTCAGGATGATCTGGTAAAGCAGGTTGATTTTTTTAACTCTATTGAAAAACCACTGGAAGCCAAAAGGTTACAGGAAAGAACCGAGCTGGATCTTGAAATGATCAAAGAATTGGGCTACTGTTCTGGCATTGAAAACTATTCGAGATATCTGGACGGAAGATTGCCCGGTTCAAGACCTTTCTGCCTATTGGATTATTTCCCGAAAGATTTCTTAATGGTAATTGATGAAAGCCACGTAACAGTTCCTCAAGTCCACGCCATGTACGGAGGAGACCGGAGCAGAAAAGAGGCCTTGGTGGAATATGGTTTCCGACTTCCGGCTGCGATGGATAATAGGCCTTTAAAATTTGAAGAATTTGAAGCGATCCAAAATCAGGTTATCTACGTTTCTGCAACACCTGCAGACTACGAACTGGAGAGAACCGGTGGAGCTTATGTTGAACAGATTATCCGTCCGACAGGGCTTTTAGACCCTATTATAGAGATAAGACCTACTTTGAATCAAATTGATGATTTAATGGAGGAAATCCGGAAAAGAGCTGAGGTTGATGAAAGGGTTCTTGTAACAACCCTAACCAAGAAAATGGCGGAGGAGCTGACGAAATATTTCACAAAATTCGGGATCAGAACGAGATATATTCACTCTGATGTTGAAACCTTGGAACGTATTCAGATTATGCAGGACCTTCGTTTAGGTCTTTTTGATGTTTTAATCGGGGTAAACCTTTTACGAGAAGGTTTAGATTTACCGGAAGTGTCTTTAGTAGCGATTCTCGACGCCGATAAAGAAGGAATGTTAAGAAGTAGAAGATCAATGATCCAGACTGTAGGCCGCGCTGCAAGGAATATTAACGGAAGGGCGATTATGTATGCCGATAAGATCACAAAATCCATGCAGGCAACTTTAGACGAAACAGAATACCGTCGTGCAAAACAAATACAGTACAACGAAGAACACGGACTGGTCCCTACAGCTTTAAATAAAAAGATTTCTGAAAGCCTTGTGGGAAGAAGCAAAGATTTCCCTGACGAAAAATATACGCAGAAAGAAATCCTTCAAAAAGTTGCCGAAGCAAAGGCAAGCTATACCAGTGAAGACATCGAAAAGGTAATCGAACAGAAGCAAAAAGAAATGGAAGCCGCCGCAAAAAACCTTGATTTCATCAAAGCCGCAAAATTAAGGGATGAAATTGCTGCTTTAAAAGCATAG